A stretch of Castanea sativa cultivar Marrone di Chiusa Pesio chromosome 2, ASM4071231v1 DNA encodes these proteins:
- the LOC142624894 gene encoding uncharacterized protein LOC142624894 — protein sequence MQMMKERMDLMMNTLRGRVSSDLDDLVHRTDSPFTVSITSFPFPLKFRMPQVENYDGSKDPLDHLESFKTLMHLQGVSDEIMCRAFPTTLKGPAIIWFNRLTPNSISTFKELSARFASHFIGGPKYKKSTACLMNIKQWEDEMLRSYIDRFTKEALLSDEADDKILVAAFMNKLQKGKFLFSLYKNDPKTMSDVLYWTIKYMYAEDALLAREERPKKRERQEDVQ from the coding sequence atgcagatgatgaaggaacggATGGACCTTATGATGAACACCCTTAGAGGACGGGTGTCTAGCGACCTCGATGACTTGGTCCATCGAACTGATTCGCCATTCACAGTGTCTATCACTTCATTCCCCTTTCCATTGAAGTTTCGTATGCCACAGGTGGAaaattacgacggatccaaggacccctTAGATCACTTGGAGTCCTTCAAGACCttgatgcaccttcaaggggtttcggatgagatcatgtgcagagcgtTCCCCACTACGCTGAAAGGACCCGCAATAATTTGGTTCAATAGGTTAACGCCTAACTCCATTAGTACCTTCAAGGAGTTAAGCGCCAGGTTTGCCTCTCACTTTATCGGGGGGCCCAAGTATAAGAAGTCCACAGCATGTCTGATGAACATTAAGCAATGGGAAGACGAGATGCTGAGGTCTTACATAGATCGTTTCACCAAAGAGGCCCTCTTAAGCGATGAAGCTGACGATAAGATACTCGTGGCTGCTTTCATGAATAAGCTACAAAAGGGTAAATTTCTGTTCTCCCTATACAAGAACGACCCAAAAACTATGTCAGATGTGTTGTATTGGACAATCAAGTACATGTATGCAGAAGACGCGTTGTTGGCTCGAGAAGAAAGGCCTAAGAAGAGGGAGAGACAGGAAGACGTACAGTAG